One Pieris brassicae chromosome 11, ilPieBrab1.1, whole genome shotgun sequence DNA window includes the following coding sequences:
- the LOC123716290 gene encoding 6-pyruvoyl tetrahydrobiopterin synthase codes for MTSLPVVSITRRETFSSCHRLHSPFLGDEENKKLYGKCNNPNGHGHNYVVLVTVKGPVDPQTGMVMNVHDLKQYMKDAIMDPLDHKNLDQDVPYFKSVVSTTENLAIFIWDQLQKLMPKPQLLHEVKILETEKNHVVYHGGTTFPHK; via the exons atGACTTCCCTACCTGTCGTGTCTATAACGAGAAGAGAAACTTTCAGTTCATGCCATCGATTACACAG ccCTTTTTTAGGTGATGAAgagaacaaaaaattatatggaaAATGTAACAATCCTAATGGACATGGTCATAATTATGTTG TGCTTGTAACAGTAAAGGGTCCCGTAGATCCACAAACAGGAATGGTGATGAATGTACATGATTTGAAACAATACATGAAAGATGCTATAATGGATCCACTTGACCATAAAAATCTGGATCAAGATGTGCCATACTTTAAATCTGTT GTGAGTACTACTGAAAACTTGGCAATTTTTATTTGGGATCAATTGCAGAAGTTAATGCCAAAGCCACAATTGCTACATGAAGTAAAAATTTTGGAGACTGAAAAGAATCATGTTGTGTACCATGGAGGGACTACATTTCCCCACAAATAG
- the LOC123716289 gene encoding electron transfer flavoprotein subunit alpha, mitochondrial, translating into MFSPFSRQLLFYTQLRRLQSTLVIAEHNNEALVAATQNTLCAAKKIGGDITVLVAGTKCGPAAEAVAKANGVSKVLVAESDAFKGFSAESLTPLILAAQKQFNFTHILAPASAFGKAILPRVAAKLDVSPITDIIGIKDPNTFVRTIYAGNAILTLEAKDPVKVITVRGTAFAPEPLEGGSAAQEKAPEGDYKTDLVEFVSQELTKSDRPELSSAKNIVAGGRGLKSGDNFKLLYDLADKLNAAVGASRAAVDAGFVPNDLQIGQTGKIVAPDLYIAVGISGAIQHLAGMKDSKTIVAINKDPEAPIFQVSDIGLVADLFKAVPELTSKL; encoded by the exons ATGTTCTCTCCGTTTAGCAGACAACTACTTTTCTACACACAg ctTCGTCGCCTCCAAAGCACGTTGGTAATAGCCGAGCATAATAATGAAGCCTTAGTCGCTGCCACCCAAAACACTTTATGTGCTGCAAAAAAAATAGGAGGAGACATCACGGTGCTGGTTGCTGGCACCAAATGTGGCCca GCTGCAGAAGCAGTTGCAAAAGCTAATGGAGTCTCCAAAGTACTTGTAGCAGAGAGTGATGCTTTTAAAGGATTTTCTGCAGAGTCCCTGACACCACTGATATTGGCAGCTCAGAAGCAATTCAACTTCACACATATTTTGGCACCTGCTAGTGCATTTGGCAAAGCCATCCTACCTAGAGTTGCTGCTAAATTGGATGTGTCACCTATAACCGATATCATTGGTATTAAAGACCCTAACACATTTGTTAGAACTATTTATGCAG GAAATGCAATACTGACATTGGAAGCAAAAGATCCAGTTAAAGTCATCACAGTTAGGGGTACAGCATTTGCTCCTGAGCCTCTAGAGGGAGGATCTGCAGCACAGGAAAAGGCCCCAGAAGGCGATTACAAGACTGACTTGGTGGAGTTTGTTTCACAAGAGCTCACCAAATCTGATAGACCTGAACTCAGCAGTGCTAAGAACATTGTTGCTGGTG GTCGTGGTTTGAAATCTGGTGATAATTTCAAGCTGCTATATGACCTAGCTGACAAGCTGAATGCAGCAGTTGGTGCTAGTCGTGCAGCTGTGGATGCTGGTTTTGTCCCTAACGATCTGCAGATCGGACAGACTGGCAAAATTGTTGCACCT GATCTCTACATAGCCGTGGGCATTAGTGGTGCCATCCAACACTTGGCTGGCATGAAGGACTCCAAGACTATTGTTGCGATTAACAAAGACCCTGAGGCACCTATTTTCCAG GTGTCGGACATAGGCCTGGTAGCAGATCTGTTCAAGGCAGTACCAGAATTAACTTCCAAATTGTGA